The following are encoded together in the Terriglobia bacterium genome:
- the ftsA gene encoding cell division protein FtsA, with protein MTNEIKNEIKRDASSDTVTVLDIGSAKTVALICQAGDSGLRYRGHAVVESRGSRKGIIVELDKAVQSIHKAVEEAEKVAECSVGNAVVAVGGAHIKGVTSRGGVALGQHAREVNRDDIREAVEKARSVSLPADREILHLLPQEFILDEQTGVRDPAGMMGRRLEVSLHMVTASSSAVQNVVTAANRAGIHVDNVVYEALMSADCILRAEEKELGVCLADIGAGSTELIVYCDGMAAHTGVVPVGGDHFTNDVAVGLRTPLVSAEKIKKKYGHALSDQVPADEEIEVPAVGDRPPRLMARRFLAEILEPRAAELCELLRDHLQQAGVLELCNAGLVLTGGASRLDGLREVCDKILDRPVRLASPVPIAKMPASLAEPEFATLIGLAMYAHRTTAAKMIQQPGLGTRLRSFLARLGA; from the coding sequence ATGACAAACGAAATCAAGAACGAAATCAAAAGAGACGCGAGCAGCGACACGGTGACCGTGCTGGACATCGGCAGCGCGAAGACGGTGGCGCTGATCTGCCAGGCGGGAGACAGCGGGTTGCGCTATCGCGGACACGCAGTAGTGGAGAGCCGCGGTTCGCGCAAAGGCATCATCGTAGAACTCGATAAAGCGGTGCAGAGCATCCACAAGGCGGTGGAGGAAGCCGAAAAAGTCGCGGAATGCTCGGTGGGCAACGCGGTGGTGGCGGTAGGCGGCGCGCATATCAAAGGCGTCACCAGCCGCGGCGGAGTCGCACTGGGCCAGCACGCGCGCGAGGTCAACCGCGATGACATCCGCGAAGCCGTGGAAAAGGCGCGTTCCGTGAGCCTGCCGGCGGACCGCGAGATTCTGCACCTACTGCCGCAGGAATTCATTCTGGATGAGCAGACCGGCGTGCGCGATCCCGCGGGCATGATGGGCCGCCGGCTGGAAGTGAGCCTGCACATGGTCACGGCTTCCTCCAGCGCGGTGCAGAACGTGGTGACGGCGGCGAATCGCGCGGGCATACACGTGGACAACGTGGTGTACGAAGCGCTGATGTCCGCCGACTGCATCCTGCGCGCCGAAGAAAAAGAACTGGGCGTGTGCCTGGCGGACATTGGCGCCGGCTCGACGGAGCTGATTGTCTACTGTGACGGCATGGCGGCGCACACCGGCGTAGTCCCCGTGGGCGGCGACCACTTTACCAATGACGTGGCGGTAGGCCTGCGCACGCCGCTGGTCTCAGCGGAAAAGATCAAGAAGAAGTATGGCCACGCGTTGAGCGACCAGGTGCCGGCGGACGAGGAGATTGAAGTGCCTGCGGTGGGCGACAGGCCGCCGCGGCTAATGGCCCGCCGTTTCCTGGCGGAAATTCTGGAGCCGCGCGCAGCGGAGTTGTGCGAGCTGCTGCGCGACCACCTGCAGCAAGCCGGAGTGCTGGAGCTGTGCAATGCCGGCTTAGTCTTGACCGGTGGCGCGTCGCGGCTGGATGGCCTGCGCGAAGTTTGCGACAAGATCCTGGACCGACCGGTGCGGCTGGCGTCGCCCGTGCCCATTGCCAAGATGCCGGCATCGCTGGCGGAGCCGGAGTTTGCCACGCTGATCGGGCTGGCGATGTACGCGCATCGCACCACGGCGGCAAAAATGATCCAGCAACCAGGCTTGGGCACGCGCCTGCGGTCGTTTCTGGCGCGCTTGGGCGCGTAA
- a CDS encoding FtsQ-type POTRA domain-containing protein, translating into MPREIIEVNPKDAPRSLAASPGDSPGRIAISSRTTSERASSERGRVRQRYAQDPSMHAGIPELEDAIDFDGDLDGGLDGEDGQFLRTSRRVPVRRTTLTRKTLSKLKVVAVLGIVAGAFISMAVGAYLYGMNSWRFRIDSTDNVAISGVNNASRTQVMDVAGADIGKNIFYVPLDERKHQLEQIPWVESATVMRVLPNRIAVHIRERVPVAFAQIGSRISLIDAHGVVMGMPANRQTKYSFPVIHGIADTEPLSSRAAAMKIYNRMAQELDSGGPDGKGYMQQLSEVDLSDPEDVKVTTAPPAAAKAGDTGGTLLIHLGASDFLSRYQLYVDHVAEWRKQFPNLQSVDLRYEGQIVVNPDAERRAQSPAPRLIEGPAPVKVAAKAAAPSPSVQKKPAHRGNAEAKKGPTHRAGAESQKQPLHRGGVEARKKAKKRSKKSPA; encoded by the coding sequence ATGCCGCGCGAGATTATTGAAGTCAATCCTAAAGACGCCCCGCGCAGTTTGGCGGCGTCACCTGGCGATTCGCCGGGACGCATCGCTATCTCATCGAGAACAACTTCTGAACGCGCGTCTTCAGAACGCGGACGTGTGCGGCAGCGATACGCGCAAGATCCGTCCATGCATGCCGGAATTCCTGAACTGGAAGACGCTATTGATTTCGACGGCGATCTTGACGGCGGTCTGGATGGCGAAGACGGGCAATTCCTGCGCACATCGCGCCGCGTGCCGGTGCGCCGCACTACGCTCACGCGCAAAACGTTGAGCAAGCTCAAAGTGGTTGCAGTGCTGGGGATTGTTGCCGGCGCGTTCATCAGCATGGCCGTGGGCGCCTACCTCTACGGCATGAACTCCTGGCGGTTCCGTATAGACTCCACGGACAACGTGGCCATCAGCGGCGTGAACAACGCTTCGCGCACGCAGGTAATGGACGTAGCCGGAGCGGACATAGGCAAGAACATCTTTTACGTTCCGCTGGATGAACGCAAGCATCAGTTGGAACAGATTCCCTGGGTGGAGTCGGCGACGGTGATGCGCGTGCTGCCCAACCGCATTGCGGTCCATATCCGCGAGCGTGTGCCGGTGGCGTTTGCGCAGATCGGGTCGCGCATCAGCCTGATTGACGCGCACGGCGTGGTGATGGGCATGCCCGCGAACCGCCAGACGAAATATTCCTTCCCGGTGATCCACGGCATTGCGGACACCGAGCCGCTTTCGTCGCGAGCGGCGGCCATGAAGATCTACAACCGCATGGCGCAAGAGCTGGATTCCGGCGGGCCGGACGGCAAAGGCTACATGCAGCAGCTGAGTGAAGTGGACTTGTCCGATCCGGAAGACGTGAAAGTGACCACGGCTCCGCCAGCCGCAGCCAAAGCCGGCGACACGGGCGGCACGCTGCTGATCCATCTGGGGGCTTCAGACTTCCTGAGCCGCTACCAGCTCTACGTGGACCACGTTGCGGAATGGCGGAAGCAATTTCCCAATTTGCAGTCGGTGGACCTGCGTTATGAAGGCCAGATTGTGGTCAACCCAGATGCGGAACGTCGCGCGCAGTCGCCGGCGCCCAGGCTGATCGAAGGACCAGCTCCGGTGAAAGTAGCGGCGAAGGCGGCAGCGCCGTCACCATCGGTACAGAAAAAGCCTGCGCACCGCGGAAACGCGGAAGCGAAAAAGGGACCTACTCATCGCGCAGGCGCAGAGTCGCAAAAGCAACCTCTTCACCGCGGAGGCGTGGAGGCGCGGAAGAAAGCTAAGAAGAGATCGAAGAAATCGCCGGCATAG